One window of Papaver somniferum cultivar HN1 chromosome 9, ASM357369v1, whole genome shotgun sequence genomic DNA carries:
- the LOC113311970 gene encoding uncharacterized protein LOC113311970, which produces MKYIWNGYWEVETQILKLRFWEPNFNPTAQRTTTAFVWINISGLGMEYWKEKILMSLGDTFGRAIKVDETTLKREVGYYASVLVEVDLANNIPNQILVKSKYGSFEQEVQVPNSPGFCGHCKMVGHLITECRLKRKDEATEADNDGNPKLIRRKVWKRKEKRQSPTSLEPWNPFFASASKFQVLVEVAEEQSSEKSMNVSKPGTKSVATSKATKDNNKAAQSKDEPTIRVRNNFVKNLRLPGMSHMLIHNSTDTEKGNIWLLWHSYLSTPIVVSSTKQAIIVRVGEVLIIGIHAACLTVDRRILWEELMKISQMNCPWLITGDFDTLQDQESNILGAIIEWVRRGYYVIWIRLFFNVKWMEKYDDWRYKVGVRGVSDHGALLGGTNEFPKPNNIPFKYQNIWTSDPEFKQFIQASWEQECSGNPSFKFMSKLKRFKVSVKTWNWEVFGDLSIKVKETEEEVLNASLLSDAQPENVELLNKLETARGKHEIVANQYNELMRSKSRVKWVKEGGANTGFFHTSMKVRRAHNNIVELENTTGNIVTNQENMAELLVSHFKKKFEYHEVILEEELLDIIPKVITDEDNAQLDKFLSDQEIKEVVFSMDQNSSPGPDGFPASFYRFSWDIIGKNLIEAIQYNTVGGAYSYQKG; this is translated from the exons ATGAAGTATATTTGGAATGGGTACTGGGAAGTTGAAACTCAAATCCTAAAATTAAGATTTTGGGAACCAAATTTCAATCCTACAGCTCAAAGAACTACTACAGCTTTTGTTTGGATTAATATCTCTGGTTTAGGAATGGAGTACTGGAAAGAGAAAATTCTTATGTCTTTAGGTGATACTTTTGGAAGAGCTATAAAGGTGGATGAAACAACTCTTAAAAGAGAAGTTGGTTATTATGCAAGTGTTCTTGTTGAAGTGGATTTAGCAAATAATATACCAAATCAAATCTTGGTTAAATCCAAGTATGGTAGTTTTGAACAGGAGGTACAAGTTCCAAATTCTCCAGGTTTTTGTGGTCATTGCAAAATGGTTGGACATTTAATAACAGAATGTAGGTTGAAGAGAAAAGATGAGGCAACGGAGGCTGATAATGATGGGAACCCTAAATTGATAAGAAGAAAAGTttggaaaaggaaagaaaagaggcaaTCCCCAACAAG TTTGGAACCTTGGAATCCTTTCTTTGCTTCTGCAAGTAAATTTCAAGTACTGGTGGAAGTTGCTGAGGAACAAAGTTCAGAGAAAAGTATGAACGTTTCAAAGCCTGGTACAAAAAGTGTTGCAACTAGCAAAGCAACTAAGGACAACAATAAAGCAGCACAGTCAAAAG ATGAGCCTACAATAAGAGTTAGAAACAATTTTGTTAAAAATTTGAGATTACCTGGAATGAGTCATATGTTGATCCATAACTCAACAGATACTGAAAAAGGAAACATTTGGTTACTATGGCATTCTTATTTGTCAACCCCAATAGTAGTTTCTAGTACTAAACAAGCAATTATTGTCAGAGTTGGAGAAGTTTTGATTATTGGTATTCATGCTGCATGTCTAACAGTTGACAGAAGAATTCTTTGGGAGGAATTAATGAAGATCAGTCAAATGAATTGTCCATGGCTGATAACTGGAGACTTCGATACT CTCCAAGATCAAGAATCAAATATTCTTGGTGCAATAATAGAGTGGGTAAGAAGAGGATATTATGTGATCTGGATAAGGCTTTTTTTCAATGTGAAATGGATGGAAAAGTATGATGATTGGAGATATAAAGTTGGAGTGAGGGGAGTCTCAGACCATGGTGCATTGTTGGGAGGTACTAATGAATTTCCTAAGCCAAATAATATACCTTTCAAATATCAAAATATATGGACTTCTGATCCTGAATTTAAGCAGTTTATACAAGCATCTTGGGAACAAGAATGTTCAGGAAATCCATCTTTTAAATTTATGAGCAAACTGAAAAGATTTAAAGTTAGTGTTAAGACATGGAATTGGGAGGTTTTTGGTGACTTAAGTATTAAGGTTaaagaaactgaagaagaagtgcTCAATGCTTCCTTACTTTCAGATGCTCAACCAGAAAATGTGGAATTACTTAATAAGTTAGAAACTGCAAGAGGAAAGCATGAAATAGTAGCTAATCAGTATAATGAATTGATGAGGTCAAAATCAAGAGTTAAATGGGTGAAAGAGGGTGGTGCAAATACTGGTTTTTTCCATACTTCAATGAAGGTTAGAAGAGCGCATAATAATATTGTTGAGCTTGAAAATACTACTGGTAATATTGTTACAAATCAAGAAAACATGGCAGAGTTACTTGTAAGTCATTTTAAGAAGAAATTTGAATATCATGAAGTCATACTAGAGGAAGAACTTTTAGACATTATTCCTAAAGTGATAACTGATGAAGACAATGCTCAATTGGATAAATTCCTATCAGATCAAGAAATCAAAGAAGTTGTATTCTCAATGGATCAAAATAGTTCTCCTGGTCCTGATGGTTTTCCAGCTAGCTTCTATAGATTTTCATGGGACATTATTGGTAAAAATTTGATAGAGGCAATACAATACAATACTGTTGGAGGTGCATATTCATACCAAAAGGGATGA